The Arachis hypogaea cultivar Tifrunner chromosome 14, arahy.Tifrunner.gnm2.J5K5, whole genome shotgun sequence genome has a segment encoding these proteins:
- the LOC112743558 gene encoding uncharacterized protein, with the protein MKKFTQRMNVGDCYEKSILAVLFSLSLLVGCLLASPTCLHCVLPCFAPSCYRPCSAFAVLSRTVGLSMPCLTSSKCSNLEKDDTLSIENILAKALLDSPNKKEKKITTVNPLASSTWEKEANKSGNN; encoded by the exons ATGAAAAAATTCACACAACGAATGAACGTGGGTGATTGCTACG AAAAATCAATTCTCGCAgtcctcttctccctctccttaCTCGTTGGTTGCTTACTTGCTTCCCCAACCTGTCTCCACTGCGTGCTCCCCTGCTTCGCGCCGTCCTGTTATCGCCCATGCTCCGCCTTCGCCGTCCTGTCTCGCACCGTTGGGCTGTCGATGCCTTGCCTCACGTCGTCTAAG TGTTCAAACTTGGAAAAAGATGACACTCTTAGCATTGAGAATATTTTAGCAAAAGCATTGTTAGATTCACCgaataaaaaagagaagaaaatcacAACAGTTAATCCACTGGCTTCAAGCACTTGGGAAAAG gaGGCCAACAAGAGTGGTAACAACTGA